Genomic DNA from Parasteatoda tepidariorum isolate YZ-2023 chromosome 3, CAS_Ptep_4.0, whole genome shotgun sequence:
GAAAGCGACTATTCCTACGACGAAAGTGCAACGACTTCAGTGACTTCACTAAAACCGACAACTCCAACTGTGTCAATTGAACAGCAGTTTTCCAACACAGAAGAATTAATATCGCACGATCCCGCCGATTATTTTCACGAAaagtttgttgaaataaatCGCGAAATTTTAATTCGTAAGGGACcagtatattttcaaaataaagattctgACTTTTCCGAGGCATCCAGAACATACAAAGATGGTAATAAATTAGTAACGAGATATTTCAACAAAGCATTATTTATTCGCAAATTAAAGAACAATGAAAGCGTCGAAAGAAAATGGTTGCTGTATTCGCCTTCCAAATGctctgtattttgtttttcatgctGCTTATTTAACCCAACTGATGTTAATCTTTGCTCTCGGAATGGATGTAATGATTGGAAGCATATTAATCACATAATTTTAACACATGAAAATAGCCCAGCGCATAAGCAATCTATGATGACTTATCTGGCACGAAGTAAAGCGGTTGGTAGAGTAGATATAGACTTATTATCTCAACATCAAAAGGAAGTGGATTACTGGAGAAACGTACTTAAACGGATTGTAgctgttgtaaaatttttggcaTCGAGAGGGCTTCCATTTCGCGGCGACAATGAAATCCTAGGATCTCCAAACAATGGAAATTATTTGGGTTGTGTGGAATTATTGAGTGAATTTGATCCATTTCTTGcagatcacttaaaaaaatttgggaatCCTGGAAAGGGtaacatttcttatttatcaGCAAATATCTGTAATGAGTTTATTGAAGTAATGGGAAAACaggttctaaaaaaaattataaatgaagttaaatcagcaaaatatttttccataagcGTTGACAGTACGCCCGATCTGTCTCATATTGACCAGCTAACTTTCATCATTCGATACGTAAAAGACTGTGTTCCTGTTGaaaggtttttgaaatttatacctATTAAAGAACATAAATCTAAGTATTTAGCGGAGaccatcttaaattttttagagataCATGATATTCCCATAAAAGATTGCAGAGGACAAAGCTACGACAATGCTTCAAATATGTCGGGAAAGTATAGTGGTCTACAAACAAGAATCAAGGAAAAATGTGAATTTGCCACCTTTATACCATGTGCAGGACATTCACTAAACTTGGTAGGTGTCCATGCTGCTGGGTGTGTACCGGAGGCATCacagttttttgaaatagttcAGAAAGTGTACAACTTTTTTTCGGGCTCTACCCACAGATGGAATATGTTAACAGAACATTTAGGttcaaaaaaagttgttaagagTCTTTCACAAACCAGATGGTCAGCCCGAGCTGATGCAGTAAGTGCTTTGCATGGgggttataaaagaatattagaaGCTTTAATCACCATCGCAAACGATACTGAACAGGCACGAGAAACAAGAGACGAAGCCCTTAGTCTGTCTAGAAAAATGGGAAATCTAGAATTTATTATACTGACGGAAATCTGGAGCACTATATTGGAAAGAATAGACAAAACAAGTAATTATCTTCAGAAAGAAACAATAACACTGGACGTTGCAACCAAtttgttgacttcactttatgattttattactaACCTCAGGGATAAATTTGATAACTTCGAATCATCTGCCAAAGAAAATAACCCAGAATCTGACTACAAGGATCTATCTCAAAGAACAAGACGTAGAAGCTCACGGCAGAGTTTTTTTGATGGCTCTGCGCCATCAGTCCAATTGAATGGAAAAGAGCGATTCAACGTAGAAACCTTTCTCCCAATAATCGATACCTTGAGTGTTCATCTAAAACAGCGACAAAGTTCATATGAGATCGTCAGTCAacgttttagtttattttttcacttaaaaactcTGAATTCCGAAGAGATACGACAAGGATGCAAAGAATTTTCTCAAATCTATCACGAAGATGTAAATGAAAAAGAGTTAGAAATAGAATgtcaacatttaaaagaatacttaataaatgttCAGAGTGAAAATGAAGCATCTAACAGTGTACAGGAAGTATATAATCtattaaagcaaaacaaaattgaagACACATTTCCTAACGTAGAAATtgcattgagaatatttttaagcatgatGGTAACTAACTGCAGCGGAGAACGCTCCTTCTCCAAAttgaaacgaataaaaaatgaattaagaagTACAATGCTTCAAGAGAGATTAAATAGTTTGTCGCTGATGTCCATAGAATGTGATATTCTCAATACCATAGATT
This window encodes:
- the LOC139425253 gene encoding zinc finger MYM-type protein 1-like, with product MSKRSYPSGSEKRKKALHQKEVIEKLPKLTSYFTTTTGETSVSSNQLINVPHDDSAQLQIAGISKPSCSNFEKEIESESDYSYDESATTSVTSLKPTTPTVSIEQQFSNTEELISHDPADYFHEKFVEINREILIRKGPVYFQNKDSDFSEASRTYKDGNKLVTRYFNKALFIRKLKNNESVERKWLLYSPSKCSVFCFSCCLFNPTDVNLCSRNGCNDWKHINHIILTHENSPAHKQSMMTYLARSKAVGRVDIDLLSQHQKEVDYWRNVLKRIVAVVKFLASRGLPFRGDNEILGSPNNGNYLGCVELLSEFDPFLADHLKKFGNPGKGNISYLSANICNEFIEVMGKQVLKKIINEVKSAKYFSISVDSTPDLSHIDQLTFIIRYVKDCVPVERFLKFIPIKEHKSKYLAETILNFLEIHDIPIKDCRGQSYDNASNMSGKYSGLQTRIKEKCEFATFIPCAGHSLNLVGVHAAGCVPEASQFFEIVQKVYNFFSGSTHRWNMLTEHLGSKKVVKSLSQTRWSARADAVSALHGGYKRILEALITIANDTEQARETRDEALSLSRKMGNLEFIILTEIWSTILERIDKTSNYLQKETITLDVATNLLTSLYDFITNLRDKFDNFESSAKENNPESDYKDLSQRTRRRSSRQSFFDGSAPSVQLNGKERFNVETFLPIIDTLSVHLKQRQSSYEIVSQRFSLFFHLKTLNSEEIRQGCKEFSQIYHEDVNEKELEIECQHLKEYLINVQSENEASNSVQEVYNLLKQNKIEDTFPNVEIALRIFLSMMVTNCSGERSFSKLKRIKNELRSTMLQERLNSLSLMSIECDILNTIDFEEVINDFAHLKSRRVPLQST